One window of the Amia ocellicauda isolate fAmiCal2 chromosome 18, fAmiCal2.hap1, whole genome shotgun sequence genome contains the following:
- the kif15 gene encoding kinesin-like protein KIF15, whose protein sequence is MGTGNKGDSGDISLSSQEGDAIRVFVRVRPLTQGGGLSTDGDPNMCLTVTSPNTIRLHSKPEPRTFTYDHVADMDVSQEAVFSSVAKNIVESCMNGYNGTIFAYGQTGSGKTFTMLGPSESDNFTHNMRGVIPRSFEYLFFLINREVEKSDKKSFLCKCSFIEIYNEQIFDLLDSASASLFLRENIKKGVFVDGAVEKIVTSAVEAYQVLSMGWRNRRVASTSMNRESSRSHAVFTVTLESKETVNEIVNIRSSMLNLVDLAGSERQKDTHAEGTRLKEAGSINRSLSCLGQVMMALVDMSNGKSRHICYRDSKLTFLLRDSLGGNAKTFIIANVHPGSKCFGETLSTLHFAQRAKLIKNKAVINEDTQGNVMQLQAEVKKLKEQLAQALAAQVHGEVHGDSAPGGPRGPSDPVENGVSHGEYKSHFLEAMVFWEKSESEKKTLLQKVAQLEDAWAKKEKFIQSNRMILKFREDHISRLEKTLRESHGGLSDQESDAVVAQLKQEIQVLREQVDQHPRVAKYAMENHSLRQENQQLRALESVKRARELNAEVAAQLEKAFLETTASEKPTASQLVYSTPVTAENVSSVSMERLKAQLMQKQTELTTTVQAYEEFKELTKQKIMEMESEKRYLEKANQHLENILEATKAHKREEVSQLNKMHVETIKNLTTPTKAYNLRSRLVPHFSPDRTLDGIGENPDEEQVDDILNEPVPPEMTELACEALAEELHMVQDQASALQIKLDEEEAKTRKLQQQISKLEEHSTRAEELLSSERKNWSKEQLNLQDKIQSLEKNLQEEQSKMDVLRSEVHDLRLVLQSADKELAVLKAEYSSYKEKQELEFGQLSSSLIGVQLELDNVRLEHDKLLEERRSVQEAHDNLQEVVKFESEENERHLAESKREITALQAELSKLMDSLKVEKEYNSNLASQLEEDKETTSKELLKALDENIHLKKQVSDLSLQCEQQMINLHNVEKSLAAAQAAIADLESKNASDKEFVVDIMNQIQELRSVLSEKNEILSAQTSELEDIKAKYSATLLAKEESKMIIQRYEKETVELRESMERKVASDLIEQELLQEDLSHAAEEVERLTKVFNEQAALLQAAQAEATEKQATIRELQDQLKRTEEQLAFKNENELNPNELEQVTPITPPCHSQTPKTPCSFNTDLRKVLDTQERELVNRRSSMVTLEVLVKEMNAERMAKNEEILRLKGQLCEKENLRLEMQTLVDKCYTLQKQQGHHTNGEDKLDREALMRELKEERKARVTSMKKLSELEEQLRNTSTTLSKAEICIQEMTNELRNRSIELKELREKDLEQEKHAKEVDVLRKQVEFLAEENGKLVGHQNLNQKIQYLVKLKKENTKLIEDNEKLRLEVYNLKENGKKKSDSLSSEPMGLN, encoded by the exons ATGGGAACTGGCAATAAAG ggGATTCTGGGGACATTTCCCTGTCCAG CCAAGAAGGGGATGCTATCAGGGTGTTTGTGAGAGTCCGTCCGCTCACGCAGGGTGGTGGGCTGTCCACAGACGGGGATCCCAACATGTGTCTGACCGTCACCTCGCCCAACACCATCCGATTGCATTCCAAACCTGAGCCCAGGACCTTCACCTACGATCATGTAGCAGACATGGATGTCTCTCAG gAGGCAGTTTTTTCAAGTGTAGCAAAGAACATTGTGGAATCCTGCATGAATGGCTACAATGGCACTATATTTGCATA tgggcaaactggGTCTGGAAAAACCTTTACAATGCTGG GTCCTTCAGAGTCTGACAACTTCACTCACAACATGCGAGGGGTGATTCCTCGGAGTTTCGAATACCTCTTTTTCCTCATCAACAGGGAGGTTGAAAAA TCTGACAAGAAGAGTTTCCTTTGCAAGTGCTCCTTTATTGAAATCTACAACGAGCAGATATTTGACCTTTTGGACAGTGCGTCGGCTAGCCTGTTTCTCCGGGAGAACATAAAGAAGGGAGTGTTTGTAGATGGTGCTGTGGAGAAGATTGTTACTTCTGCCGTGGAAGCTTATCAG GTGCTGTCGATGGGTTGGAGGAATCGGCGGGTGGCCTCTACATCCATGAACAGGGAGTCCTCACGGTCGCACGCGGTCTTTACCGTCACTCTGGAGTCCAAGGAGACGGTCAACGAGATCGTGAACATCAGGAGCAGCATGCTCAACCTGGTAGACTTGGCTGGCTCAGAGAGGCAGAAGGACACCCACGCGGAGGGGACCAGACTGAAG GAGGCCGGCAGCATCAACCGCTCCCTCAGCTGCCTGGGTCAGGTGATGATGGCCCTGGTGGACATGTCCAATGGGAAGAGCCGACACATCTGCTACAGAGACTCCAAACTCACCTTTCTGCTTCGG GACTCTCTGGGAGGAAATGCCAAAACCTTCATTATCGCCAATGTCCACCCGGGCTCTAAATGCTTCGGGGAGACTCTGTCCACTCTGCATTTTGCTCAGAGAGCAAAGCTGATTAAGAATAAG GCTGTGATCAATGAGGACACGCAGGGCAATGTGATGCAGCTGCAGGCCGAGGTGAAGAAGCTGAAGGAGCAGCTGGCTCAGGCATTGGCCGCCCAGGTTCATGGGGAGGTGCACGGGGACTCTGCACCCGGAGGGCCCAGGGGCCCCTCAG ATCCTGTTGAAAATGGTGTTTCACACGGTGAATACAAGAGCCATTTTTTAGAAGCCATGGTGTTCTGGgagaaaagtgaaagtgaaaaaaaG ACGCTGCTCCAGAAAGTGGCTCAGCTCGAGGACGCGTGGGCCAAGAAAGAGAAGTTCATCCAGTCCAATCGGATGATCCTGAAGTTCCGCGAGGATCACATCTCCCGGCTGGAGAAGACCCTGAGAGAGTCGCATGGGGGGCTGTCGGACCAGGAGAGCGATGCTGTGGTGGCTCAGCTGAAGCAGGAGATCCAGGTGTTAAGGGAACAG GTGGACCAGCACCCGCGTGTGGCGAAGTACGCAATGGAAAACCACAGCCTGCGTCAGGAGAACCAGCAGCTGCGGGCCCTGGAATCGGTGAAGAGAGCCAGAGAGCTGAACGCAGAGGTGGCCGCACAGCTGGAGAAGGCATTCCTGGAGACCACGGCCTCTGAGAAGCCGACTGCAA GTCAGCTAGTTTACTCAACACCTGTGACAGCTGAGAATGTGTCATCAGTGTCGATGGAGAGGCTAAAGGCACAGCTTATGCAGAAACAGACTGAGCTAACCACCACAGTTCAGGCTTATGAAGAATTCAAAGAACTGACTAa ACAGAAAATCATGGAGATGGAATCGGAAAAGCGGTACCTTGAAAAAGCCAATCAGCACCTAGAGAATATTTTGGAGGCAACAAAAGCCCACAAACGAGAGGAAGTCTCCCAGCTGAACAAGATGCACGTTGAGACAATCAAG AACCTGACCACTCCCACCAAGGCCTACAACCTGCGCTCTCGCTTGGTGCCACACTTCAGCCCTGACCGCACTCTGGACGGGATCGGGGAGAACCCAGACGAGGAGCAGGTGGACGACATCCTGAACGAGCCCGTGCCTCCGGAGATGACCGAGCTGGCCTGTGAGGCCTTGGCCGAGGAGCTGCACATGGTGCAG GACCAAGCCAGTGCCCTCCAGATCAAGCTGGACGAAGAAGAGGCAAAGACCCGGAAGCTGCAGCAGCAGATCAGTAAATTGGAGGAGCACTCGACTAGAGCGGAAGAG CTGCTCTCATCTGAGAGGAAAAACTGGAGTAAAGAACAGCTCAACCTTCAGGATAAAATTCAGTCTCTGGAGAAGAACCTGCAGGAGGAACAGAGCAAGATGGACG TGCTGAGGAGCGAAGTGCATGACCTAAGGCTGGTGCTGCAGTCGGCCGACAAGGAGCTGGCGGTGCTGAAGGCCGAGTACAGCTCGTACAAGGAAAAACAGGAACTGGAGTTTGGCCAGCTCTCCAGCAGCCTCATCGGTGTGCAGTTGGAGCTGGACAACGTCAG ATTGGAACATGACAAGCTACTGGAAGAGCGACGCTCGGTACAGGAGGCTCACGACAACCTGCAGGAAGTGGTGAAGTTTGAGTCGGAGGAGAACGAGCGACACCTGGCTGAGAGCAAGAGGGAGATCACCGCCCTTCAGGCTGAGCTGAGT aaATTGATGGACTCCCTGAAAGTAGAAAAGGAATACAACAGCAATTTAGCATCCCAGCTGGAAGAAGACAAAGAGACCACTTCCAA ggAGCTGTTGAAAGCCCTGGATGAGAATATCCACTTGAAGAAGCAGGTTTCTGATTTGAGTTTGCAGTGTGAGCAACAG ATGATAAACCTGCACAATGTGGAGAAAAGTCTGGCTGCTGCACAAGCTGCAATTGCTGACCTGGAAAGCAAGAATGCCTCTGACAAA GAGTTTGTGGTGGATATTATGAACCAGATCCAGGAGTTAAGAAGCGTGCTGAGTGAGAAAAACGAGATTCTGTCTGCGCAGACCAGTGAGCTGGAGGACATTAAG GCCAAGTACTCCGCAACTTTGCTAGCCAAGGAGGAGAGCAAGATGATCATCCAGAGGTATGAGAAGGAGACGGTTGAACTCAGGGAGTCGATGGAGAGGAAAGTGGCCTCCGACCTCATTGAG CAAGAGCTGTTGCAAGAGGACCTGTCGCATGCAGCGGAGGAGGTGGAGAGGCTGACGAAAGTGTTCAATGAACAGGCGGCTCTCCTCCAGGCTGCACAGGCAGAGGCCACGGAGAAACAAGCCACCATCCGAGAGCTGCAGGATCAG CTGAAACGGACAGAGGAGCAACTGGCATTTAAGAATGAAAATGAACTGAATCCCAACGAGCTGGAGCAGGTGACCCCCATCACCCCACCATGTCACTCACAG ACCCCCAAGACACCCTGTAGTTTCAATACGGACTTGAGGAAGGTGCTGGATACTCAGGAGAGAGAGCTGGTGAACCGGCGCTCATCCATGGTCACTCTAGAGGTGTTGGTAAAAGAGATGAATGCTGAGAGAATGGCTAAGAATGAGGAAATTCTGCGTCTCAAG GGACAGTTGTGTGAAAAGGAAAACTTGCGTCTGGAAATGCAGACTCTTGTGGACAAGTGCTACACCCTGCAGAAACAACAGGGCCACCATACTAACGG TGAAGACAAGCTTGATCGTGAAGCTCTCATGAGAGAACTGAAGGAGGAGAGAAAAGCAAGG GTTACCTCAATGAAGAAGCTTTCTGAACTGGAAGAGCA GTTGCGCAATACTTCGACCACCCTGTCTAAAGCGGAGATCTGCATTCAGGAGATGACAAACGAACTGAGGAATCGGTCGATTGAACTGAAAGAActgagggagaaagatttggagCAGGAAAAACATGCCAAG
- the kiaa1143 gene encoding uncharacterized protein KIAA1143 homolog — protein sequence MSKKNQVSWVKPAEPSFLRKFKSDVGYKEGPTIDTKRQEMPTVDDDSDGSDRDDEKPQVVVLKKGDLTEEEVLKIKQDVKDDDDEDDAPADGKIVFRKPLKRSSEKFKGITASSSKKKKQEEKKTESQQKKVKNNSLLSFGDEEEEEEEEEG from the exons ATGAGTAAGAAGAATCAAGTGTCTTGGGTAAAGCCCGCGGAGCCGTCCTTTCTCCGGAAATTTAAAAGCGATGTTGGCTACAAAGAGGGACCGACTATCGATACCAAG aggCAAGAGATGCCCACGGTGGATGATGACAGTGATGGCAGCGACAGAGACGATGAGAAACCTCAGGTGGTGGTTCTGAAGAAGGGTGACCTGACGGAGGAAGAGGTCCTGAAGATTAAGCAAGACGtcaaagatgatgatgatg AGGATGACGCCCCCGCAGATGGCAAGATCGTGTTCAGGAAGCCTCTGAAACGCTCCTCTGAGAAGTTCAAGGGCATCACTGCGAGCTCCAGCAAGAAGAAGAagcaggaggagaagaagacaGAGAGCCAGCAGAAGAAAGTGAAAAACAACAGCTTGCTTTCTTTTggggatgaggaggaggaggaggaggaagaggaagggtaA